The Polyodon spathula isolate WHYD16114869_AA chromosome 3, ASM1765450v1, whole genome shotgun sequence genome has a segment encoding these proteins:
- the LOC121312857 gene encoding little elongation complex subunit 1-like isoform X1 translates to MMPGETHSQTAGIALDATIGICQNCTALQQNLNEYVAAILALKQKIIDTDHLLTEYQRKCDELQKVERESSTLHHQLDELLLKCTPLEKQNEKQIEEIEAMKSELEEKRSSIKVYQQTYLEIESLNQQNNKTEAANKKLEAQVKKLEETTTKQSQDIKKLKTEKNILEKDLKRIQKHLEKTEKLNQQKVLKHAWTQKNATEETKIDKTKIKLLLEELWMCIEPSAQVSQRKEIQHFSEETGMHCRRTRDSQHSMQTLFPGSPLKNHLHLKKSPFLSSPLKDHQHCNLASFPGSPLKDQQHCNLASFPGSPLKDQQHCNLASFPGSPLKDQQHCNLASFPGSPLKNQQRCKNAPFLSRPLKEMQFYNHLAIPVNDLAASIQLHNLAGPEVQLNTKHTRIKHTQMTESSSRERDHFNEDPILNKETGQRYLHNDFLHVSGDEQKGQSPAPGQNLDEILDWFKPLPPLLSPVHFSLPRNQDTLIGNAVYLSEEEEEEEVKFNSNELNKLCEGDKPSKNPESHNEPSLAPTVDLPLVGFSNNTSSTALLFHRPSPCILTETECDDKAILDQEMRESNPSFPEESTDVQSDSLQIGENSDCFNSSIDAKENDTLVDHLQKETSQHSSVKVEALEDCVLNSLASDEGNTGVLKSDSEQLKKIQSLQEPESSGTEYMEVEKVMQKETEKDTEAIKERLINSSADSATLSHFEDIIENNIKSPSPVASDDQNMLVVDSPTKGDLSPGGKEAQGSSAKVSSTFLETKESEIRQPQHSQSSGTTNTETVNEASVRCFQKQEISWTGELSCSRGCTKNEVVRSTETEIVGMTKTFTVSQKPNLKVTACVNISDGVDLAKENELSHNSSEFTEDEALLTKATEVETVAVNGSVSRKANLTGTTDKPNHDEADPTTAIEYTNNNTRCAEDETEHLAKSEMLTVADTCSGLQKVQLTGTCYKPNTDRTDPVKENTSSINSSACNEDEVRCAREVEIKRTETSFSLLQKSNLTPNAYSTNPNGADRIIAEKPTSYILESTLFTKSDDHFTTDVESSVEETSSDIIMLEERLCRKACPMTREESEDDQESFMLQRKVKKTKNKGNESSGLDEKGTNLCNSKGSVPEVLIDVQTPVDNKMSMNDNKALEMTEEEIPNIDLCEALKVKIDSKDLTTTDTSLNKHSDRSTSETATIENSELEQDEIAYKNKPEENMEICKNNIEVNGAECNIQVTSLDCVLTVEPDSQHSDNASDESLLCESLGIILSEDSESENISTKDCNTNNRVSPPVAPTTENKEAATVPSHRWQHPATVQNSTKARQKEKEPSQTALPVDTTDTPTSSKHSPDSISKVRTEMGPPLRPLLPPLIATPPRFLKSTSPSMSMCSRSSFPSLMENLVSPLREMPITLMSPLSDGPKSKSPLRVTPSPSDITKNRKVQTSPLQFCAATPRHAVPVPGRLPPSAIPAINSSPGMPQENSVRILDTMYPDLSARARTLNILKGNIQLNRCAFGVGSNMPGPVNQISGFKAINSSTAFTKTGKACEAENSCFGQPTERLRPMGLVDRAWKRPGVNLHLPKSSKKLRLDNDSPVAEKVNLPVASLEDSRAKYLHGSLEQPVDIKSSEMLKSQINPTEEAMSKAFEKIANCCLDLMPVIHSHVQVGNISQVPVLRDEEKEVIHEFCVVNKQLADCLLVAILAKLKTEKKSMKSLYRQALCRVYVGICRQNGDLERARLFSYSILKEDFPESDKLTLFIASTWYSLFSLPGLINKAMQAVTRQRAKGQVLKCLSAYLGWEKNAPCDVEKLITGTLVALKTGVRMKFQPHDKCGEDLCPFVWEHIFATELLCSQLQWKWTHDNLICKELWPIMNKWVKQRKGIDQAGFTADITVAAVLRLIGRLGQLGLKKRYVESVKNVATVINTFGRHANAEGVPWGVQLATVYAIYDLAPSNPKEAMESLAAWRSETTRTVPPAVTSCITQMGSMCRQIR, encoded by the exons GGAGTCCAGCACACTCCATCATCAACTGGATGAACTTCTCTTAAAATGTACTCCACTTGagaaacaaaatgagaaacaaattgAGGAAATAGAAGCCATGAAATCTGAGCTTGAAGAAAAAAGG AGCTCCATAAAGGTCTACCAACAGACGTATCTGGAAATTGAAAGCCTAAACCAGCAGAATAATAAAACTGAGGCTGC GAATAAGAAGCTCGAAGCGCAAGTGAAAAAGCTTGAAG AAACAACAACCAAGCAGAGCCAAGACATCAAAAAGTTGAAAACTGAGAAAAATATATTGGAGAAAGATTTGAAGAGGATACAG aaacatCTTGAAAAAACTGAGAAACTAAATCAACAGAAAG TATTAAAACATGCATGGACTCAAAAGAATGCAACAGAGGAAACAAAAATTGATAAAA CTAAAATCAAGCTGCTTCTGGAAGAGCTTTGGATGTGTATAGAACCCTCAGCCCAGGTTTCACAGAGGAAGGAAATTCAGCACTTTTCTG AGGAGACTGGAATGCATTGCAGAAGAACCAGAGACTCGCAGCATTCCATGCAGACACTTTTTCCTGGTAGCCCATTGAAAAACCATCTCCATTTGAAGAAATCGCCCTTTCTCAGTAGTCCTTTGAAAGACCATCAGCATTGCAATCTAGCATCATTTCCTGGTAGCCCATTGAAAGACCAGCAACATTGCAATCTAGCATCATTTCCTGGTAGCCCATTGAAAGACCAGCAACATTGCAATCTAGCATCATTTCCTGGTAGCCCATTGAAAGACCAGCAACATTGCAATCTAGCATCATTTCCTGGTAGCCCATTGAAAAACCAGCAACGTTGCAAGAATGCACCCTTTCTCAGTAGGCCGTTGAAAGAAATGCAGTTTTACAATCACTTGGCCATTCCCGTAAATGATCTGGCAGCTTCTATTCAGCTACATAATTTAGCAGGACCTGAAGTGCagctcaacacaaaacacacaagaatTAAGCACACACAAATGACTGAAAGCAGTAGCAGAGAGAGAGATCACTTTAATGAAGATCCCATCTTAAATAAGGAAACGGGACAAAGATACTTGCATAATGACTTTTTGCATGTTTCTGGAGATGAACAAAAGGGACAAAGTCCAGCACCTGGGCAAAACCTTGATGAAATACTCGACTGGTTCAAACCTCTGCCACCACTCCTGTCTCCTGTGCATTTTTCATTGCCTCGTAATCAG gatACTTTAATTGGCAATGCAGTATATTTaagtgaggaggaggaagaagaggaagtaAAATTCAACAGCAATGAGTTAAATAAACTATGTGAAGGTGACAAACCCAGTAAAAACCCTGAATCCCACAATGAACCAAGCTTGGCTCCGACCGTGGATCTTCCTTTAGTTGGGTTTTCTAACAACACTTCATCCACTGCTCTGTTATTTCACAGACCCTCACCCTGTATACTTACAGAGACAGAATGTGACGACAAGGCAATTTTAGACCAAGAAATGAGGGAAAGCAACCCGTCTTTCCCAGAGGAGTCCACTGATGTTCAGAGTGACAGTTTGCAAATTGGTGAAAATAGTGACTGCTTTAATTCATCGATTGACGCTAAAGAAAATGACACATTGGTAGATCATTTACAAAAAGAAACCTCTCAACACAGCAGTGTGAAGGTTGAGGCCTTGGAAGACTGTGTTTTAAATTCTTTGGCATCTGATGAAGGAAACACAGGTGTTCTAAAATCAGATTCtgaacaactgaaaaaaatacaatcccTACAAGAGCCTGAAAGCTCAGGAACAGAATATATGGAGGTAGAGAAAGTAATGCAAAAAGAAACGGAAAAGGATACTGAAGCTATTAAAGAACGTTTAATAAATTCCTCAGCAGATAGTGCAACATTAAGCCACTTTGAGGatataatagaaaataacataaaaagcCCTTCTCCAGTGGCTAGTGATGATCAGAATATGCTAGTTGTGGATTCTCCTACAAAAGGTGATTTAAGTCCAGGGGGAAAAGAAGCCCAAGGTTCTTCTGCAAAAGTTTCTTCAACCTTCCTGGAAACTAAAGAATCTGAGATCAGACAACCTCAGCATTCACAAAGCAGTGGCACTACCAATACAGAGACTGTGAATGAAGCTTCTGTTAGGTGTTTTCAGAAACAAGAGATTTCTTGGACAGGTGAGTTGAGTTGCAGTAGAGGATGTACTAAAAATGAAGTGGTGCGCTCAACAGAAACCGAGATCGTAGGCATGACTAAAACTTTTACTGTCTCACAAAAGCCTAACTTAAAGGTAACTGCGTGTGTAAACATTTCTGATGGAGTAGATTTAGCAAAAGAGAATGAACTCTCACATAACAGTTCAGAATTTACTGAAGACGAAGCACTGCTCACAAAGGCAACTGAGGTTGAAACTGTGGCTGTAAATGGTTCTGTCTCACGCAAAGCTAATTTAACAGGAACTACTGACAAACCAAACCATGATGAAGCTGATCCAACAACCGCGATTGAatacacaaacaacaacacaagATGTGCTGAAGATGAAACAGAGCACTTGGCCAAGTCAGAGATGTTAACCGTGGCAGACACTTGCTCTGGCTTACAAAAAGTCCAGTTAACAGGAACTTGTTACAAACCCAACACTGATAGAACTGATCCAGTAAAAGAGAATACATCATCCATTAACAGCTCAGCATGTAACGAAGATGAGGTGAGATGTGCAAGAGAAGTAGAGATAAAAAGAACTGAAACTTCCTTTAGCTTATTACAAAAATCAAATTTAACCCCAAATGCTTATTCAACAAATCCTAATGGAGCTGACAGAATAATAGCAGAGAAACCCACCAGTTACATCTTAGAGTCAACCTTGTTTACAAAAAGTGATGATCACTTTACCACTGATGTGGAATCTTCCGTTGAAGAGACATCCAGTGACATCATTATGTTGGAAGAAAGACTTTGCCGCAAGGCTTGTCCTATGACGCGAGAAGAATCTGAGGATGATCAAGAGAGTTTTATGCTGCAGAGAAAGGTCAAGAAAACCAAGAACAAGGGTAATGAAAGCTCTGGTTTGGATGAAAAGGGGACCAATTTATGCAACTCCAAAGGGTCTGTGCCAGAGGTCCTCATAGATGTGCAAACACCAGTAGATAATAAGATGAGTATGAATGACAATAAGGCACTTGAAATGACTGAAGAGGAAATTCCAAATATTGATCTGTGTGAAGCATTGAAAGTAAAAATAGACAGCAAAGATCTTACCACAACAGATACTTCCTTAAACAAACATTCAGATAGAAGTACTTCAGAAACTGCAACCATTGAAAATTCTGAATTAGAACAGGATGAAATAGCATATAAGAATAAGCCAGAGGAAAACATGgaaatctgtaaaaataatatagAAGTTAACGGGGCGGAGTGCAATATACAAGTGACTAGTTTAGATTGTGTGTTAACAGTGGAGCCAGATTCCCAGCACAGTGATAATGCATCAGATGAAAGCCTTTTGTGTGAATCATTAGGGATAATATTGAGTGAAGATTCAGAATCAGAAAATATAAGCACAAAAGATTGTAATACAAATAATAGGGTATCCCCCCCAGTTGCACCCACAACTGAGAATAAAGAAGCAGCGACTGTACCTAGTCACAGATGGCAACATCCAGCTACAGTGCAGAATAGTACAAAGGCCAGGCAAAAAGAGAAAGAACCAAGCCAGACTGCCCTTCCTGTCGATACTACTGACACCCCAACCTCATCAAAGCATTCCCCAGACTCAATAAGCAAAGTTAGGACAGAGATGGGACCACCTCTCCGTCCACTACTGCCACCGCTTATAGCCACCCCACCAAGATTTCTAAAAAGCACCTCTCCTTCCATGTCCATGTGCAGTAGGTCATCTTTCCCTTCCCTTATGGAGAATTTGGTCTCTCCACTGCGAGAAATGCCAATAACACTCATGTCACCACTGTCTGATGGACCCAAGAGCAAATCTCCATTACGGGTCACCCCATCCCCATCAGATATAACCAAAAATAGAAAGGTCCAAACTTCCCCATTGCAGTTCTGTGCAGCCACCCCCAGGCACGCTGTCCCCGTTCCTGGTAGACTGCCTCCATCAGCAATTCCTGCAATCAACTCCTCCCCTGGTATGCCCCAAGAAAACTCTGTTAGAATCCTTGACACCATGTACCCAGATCTTTCAGCTCGTGCAAGGACTCTCAATATTCTCAAAGGAAACATTCAGCTGAACAGATGTGCATTTGGAGTTGGGAGCAATATGCCAGGACCAGTCAATCAGATCTCTGGTTTTAAAGCCATCAATTCTTCAACAGCTTTCACCAAAACTGGAAAAGCTTGTGAAGCAGAAAACAGCTGTTTTGGACAACCGACAGAGAGATTAAGGCCTATGGGATTGGTTGATAGAGCCTGGAAAAGACCAGGAGTAAACCTACATTTACCAAAAAGTTCCAAAAAGCTTCGTTTAGATAACGATTCACCAGTAGCAGAAAAGGTGAATTTGCCTGTTGCATCTCTGGAGGATTCCAGAGCTAAATATTTGCATGGGAGTTTAGAACAACCAGTTGATATTAAATCATCAGAAATGCTAAAATCACAAATTAATCCTACTGAAGAGGCCATGTCCAAGGCATTTGAAAAAATTGCAAATTGCTGTTTAGATTTGATGCCTGTTATTCATAGCCATGTCCAAGTTGGAAACATTTCTCAGGTACCAGTACTGAGAGATGAAGAGAAGGAGGTCATCCATGAGTTCTGTGTAGTAAACAAG CAGCTTGCAGATTGTTTACTGGTTGCCATTCTTGCAAAACTGAAGACTGAAAAAAAGAGTATGAAGAGTTTATACCGTCAGGCCCTCTGTAGAGTTTATGTTGGAATTTGTCGGCAGAACGGAGACTTGGAAAGAGCCCGCCTTTTTTCATACAGTATTCTAAAAGAAG attttCCAGAGTCTGACAAGCTCACTTTATTTATTGCAAGTACTTGGTACAGTTTGTTCTCCTTGCCAGGGCTAATTAATAAGGCAATGCAGGCTGTTACCAGGCAACGTGCTAAAGGACAAGTTCTGAAGTGTCTCAGTGCCTATCTGGGCTGGGAGAAG AACGCTCCCTGTGATGTAGAAAAGTTGATTACTGGTACACTTGTTGCTCTAAAAACGGGCGTCCGTATGAAATTCCAGCCTCACGACAAATGTGGAGAGGACCTGTGCCCTTTTGTGTGGGAGCATATATTTGCAACAGAACTTTTGTGTTCCCAGCTTCAGTGGAAGTGGACACATGACAATTTAATATG caAGGAGCTTTGGCCAATAATGAACAAATGGGTAAAGCAAAGAAAAGGAATAGATCAAGCAGGGTTTACAGCCGATATTACAGTAGCCGCTGTCCTGCGGCTAATAG ggcgcCTAGGACAGCTAGGACTGAAGAAAAGATATGTTGAATCTGTGAAAAATGTTGCAACAGTCATCAACACGTTTGGCAGACATGCTAATGCAGAAG GTGTTCCCTGGGGTGTACAGTTGGCAACAGTGTACGCTATTTATGATCTGGCACCAAGCAATCCAAAGGAAGCCATGGAATCACTCGCAGCTTGGAGATCGGAAACTACCAGAACCGTCCCCCCTGCAGTTACCAGCTGTATAACACAAATGGGCTCCATGTGCCGTCAAATAAGATGA